A genome region from Bufo gargarizans isolate SCDJY-AF-19 chromosome 2, ASM1485885v1, whole genome shotgun sequence includes the following:
- the LOC122927673 gene encoding protein ALP1-like, whose protein sequence is MRDSIPPAERLIITLRYLATGQSLTSLHYAFQIGKSTASVIVRETCITIWQVLHAVVMGQPNKEEWLKIADTFQKTCNFPNCVGAIDGKHIRVLKPMRSGSQFFNYKKYFSFVLFAVCDANYSFRYVDVGSYGSSSDSAVFGHSEFGQLLSSNALDLPGNTTLPGTSYPSMPFVFVGDEAFGLGEHLMRPYSSRNLSITRRVFNYRLTRARRVVECAFGILANKWRVLHSPINLKLETAISVVKAACALHNFVRERDGFNFDDSLSHSMERQNRRGVRGTTHAAAIRDHFAAYFMSPQGELPWQMQAI, encoded by the exons ATGCGGGACAGTATCCCACCAGCGGAAAGACTGATCATAACTTTGCG CTATTTAGCTACAGGCCAATCGTTGACCAGTCTGCACTACGCCTTCCAGATCGGGAAATCCACAGCCAGTGTGATTGTGAGGGAAACCTGCATCACCATTTGGCAGGTCcttcatgctgttgtgatgggcCAACCAAACAAGGAGGAGTGGCTGAAAATAGCGGATACGTTTCAAAAAACCTGCAATTTCCCGAACTGTGTCGGAGCAATTGATGGAAAACACATCCGCGTTCTGAAGCCAATGAGGAGTGGCAGTcagttttttaattataaaaaatacttttcgtttgttctttttgcggtatgTGATGCCAACTATTCTTTTCGTTATGTCGATGTGGGGTCCTATGGCAGCAGCTCGGACTCTGCTGTTTTTGGCCATTCTGAGTTTGGTCAATtgctcagtagtaatgcccttgaccttcccggaaacaccacactgcctggcacCAGTTATCCCTCTATGCCTTTTGTTTTTGTGGGTGACGAGGCATTTGGTCTAGGTGAGCACCTTATGAGGCCATACTCCTCCAGGAATTTATCCATTACGCGGCGTGTTTTTAACTATCGCCTGACCAgagcacgcagggtggtggaatGTGCATTTGGCATCTTAGCCAACAAATGGCGAGTTCTGCACTCTCCCATCAATCTGaaattggagaccgccatctcggTTGTGAAGGCAGCATGTGCTCTTCACAATTTTGTCCGAGAAAGGGATGGCTTCAATTTTGACGATTCGTTGAGCCATTCCATGGAGAGGCAGAATCGCAGAGGTGTGCGTGGGACCACACATGCTGCGGCCATTCGGGACCACTTTGCGGCTTATTTTATGTCGCCACAGGGGGAGTTACCGTGGCAAATGCAAGCCATTTAA